One Denticeps clupeoides chromosome 10, fDenClu1.1, whole genome shotgun sequence genomic window carries:
- the irx7 gene encoding iroquois homeobox 7 produces the protein MPASQTGFGSLSAPPGYPLLVRPPGTPQAPAHLAAVPGYSGIPAYTGIPGYHFIPYPHPGHLAHMNGAYELKAAPSPYHHHALLGHGGPLYSPYRHAAADDPARVSKVATRESTGALKAWLNEHLKNPYPTKGEKVMLAIVTRMSLTQVSTWFANARRRLKKENRVSWASRARSEEEEEEEESEEEGSLQKGPCSEDEDEIDPQSVDEDQEGPEHPTDTEVAAQADAAEHGAQKKELQKPKIWSLAETATSGATRRPEAPAWWRDWASRNGLYLAASCGAQKAPGLA, from the exons ATGCCTGCGTCTCAGACCGGATTCGGGTCCCTCTCTGCGCCCCCGGGGTACCCGCTGCTCGTCCGCCCGCCCGGGACCCCGCAGGCCCCGGCGCACCTGGCGGCCGTGCCGGGATACTCGGGAATACCGGCGTACACGGGAATACCGGGATATCACTTCATCCCCTACCCTCATCCGGGACACTTGGCGCACATG AACGGCGCGTACGAGCTGAAAGCGGCGCCCTCGCCGTACCACCACCACGCACTGCTCGGCCACGGCGGCCCGCTGTACTCGCCGTACCGCCACGCAGCCGCGGACGACCCCGCCAGGGTCTCCAAGGTGGCCACGCGGGAGAGCACCGGCGCGCTGAAGGCCTGGCTGAACGAGCACCTGAAGAACCCGTACCCCACCAAGGGCGAGAAGGTCATGCTGGCCATCGTGACCAGGATGAGCCTGACGCAGGTGTCCACTTGGTTCGCCAACGCGCGCCGCCGCCTGAAGAAGGAGAACCGAGTGAGCTGGGCGTCGCGGGCCAggtctgaggaggaggaggaggaggaggaaagcgAGGAGGAAGGCTCGCTCCAGAAGGGCCCTTGCTCCGAGGATGAAGATGAGATTGACCCTCAGAGCGTCGATGAGGACCAGGAGGGTCCGGAACACCCGACAGACACCGAGGTCGCCGCGCAGGCGGACGCGGCCGAGCACGGCGCGCAGAAGAAGGAGCTGCAGAAGCCCAAGATCTGGTCCCTGGCCGAGACCGCCACCTCGGGGGCCACCAGGAGGCCGGAGGCCCCCGCGTGGTGGCGGGACTGGGCGTCCCGGAACGGACTGTACCTGGCGGCCAGCTGCGGCGCGCAGAAAGCGCCTGGACTCGCCTGA
- the LOC114797987 gene encoding iroquois-class homeodomain protein IRX-1-like, producing the protein MPASQTGFGSLSAPPGYPLLVRPPGTPQAPAHLAAVPGYSGIPAYTGIPGYHFIPYPHPGHLAHMNGAYELKAAPSPYHHHALLGHGGPLYSPYRHAAADDPARVSKVATRESTGALKAWLNEHLKNPYPTKGEKVMLAIVTRMSLTQVSTWFANARRRLKKENRVSWASRARSEEEEEEEESEEEGSLQKGPCSEDEDEIDPQSVDEDQEGPEHPTDTEVAAQADAAEHGAQKKEPQKPKIWSLAETRHLGGHQEAGGPRVVAGLGVPERTVPGGQLRRAESAWTRLSRRGDATRPCCTFPAPGGTLLYMLYINPTIFVIYGVNYKSASPTC; encoded by the exons ATGCCTGCGTCTCAGACCGGATTCGGGTCCCTCTCTGCGCCCCCGGGGTACCCGCTGCTCGTCCGCCCGCCCGGGACCCCGCAGGCCCCGGCGCACCTGGCGGCCGTGCCGGGATACTCGGGAATACCGGCGTACACGGGAATACCGGGATATCACTTCATCCCCTACCCTCATCCGGGACACTTGGCGCACATG AACGGCGCGTACGAGCTGAAAGCGGCGCCCTCGCCGTACCACCACCACGCACTGCTCGGCCACGGCGGCCCGCTGTACTCGCCGTACCGCCACGCAGCCGCGGACGACCCCGCCAGGGTCTCCAAGGTGGCCACGCGGGAGAGCACCGGCGCGCTGAAGGCCTGGCTGAACGAGCACCTGAAGAACCCGTACCCCACCAAGGGCGAGAAGGTCATGCTGGCCATCGTGACCAGGATGAGCCTGACGCAGGTGTCCACTTGGTTCGCCAACGCGCGCCGCCGCCTGAAGAAGGAGAACCGAGTGAGCTGGGCGTCGCGGGCCAggtctgaggaggaggaggaggaggaggaaagcgAGGAGGAAGGCTCGCTCCAGAAGGGCCCTTGCTCCGAGGATGAAGATGAGATTGACCCTCAGAGCGTCGATGAGGACCAGGAGGGTCCGGAACACCCGACAGACACCGAGGTCGCCGCGCAGGCGGACGCGGCCGAGCACGGCGCGCAGAAGAAGGAGCCGCAGAAGCCCAAGATCTGGTCCCTGGCCGAGACCCGCCACCTCGGGGGCCACCAGGAGGCCGGAGGCCCCCGCGTGGTGGCGGGACTGGGCGTCCCGGAACGGACTGTACCTGGCGGCCAGCTGCGGCGCGCAGAAAGCGCCTGGACTCGCCTGAGCCGCCGTGGAGACGCCACCCGGCCCTGCTGCACTTTCCCCGCCCCGGGCGGGACCCTCCTGTACATGCTGTACATAAATCCGACTATTTTTGTTATATACGGTGTAAATTATAAATCCGCATCACCCACGTGTTga